The Deinococcus humi genome has a segment encoding these proteins:
- a CDS encoding cation:proton antiporter yields the protein MQILDLATLLVCVTAALAFVNARYWKLPASIGVTVGGLGVSLIIFALVSLDVPFAREAVTLVRGIEFSDFVFEGVLSFLLFAGALGVNSQALWGLRGPVLTFALLSTAISIALVGGATYALLGLFGLNVSLIYCLLFGALISPTDPVAVLGMLKQAGVPKRIETLVAGESLFNDGVGVVAFAVLAGIAAAGGGGEAHGPAMGAGSVAAFFAQEALGGLALGLFLGWLGWLALRSVSDFVVEVLVTLSVVLACTAVAVNLHVSAPLAAVAAGLLIGSLADRRPEGLSSRERYEGFWHLADELLNIFLFALLALEVVVVRFSGQSLLLGLIAIPLVLLSRTVSVQLPVMVLGRRRDFNPYTRRLMIWGGLRGAISVALAFTVPAGAERDLFLVMTYVVVVFSIIVQGLTVGRLAARATDTERGGMA from the coding sequence ATGCAAATCCTCGATCTGGCCACCCTGCTGGTCTGCGTGACCGCCGCGCTGGCCTTCGTGAACGCCCGCTACTGGAAGCTGCCGGCCTCCATCGGCGTGACCGTGGGCGGCCTGGGCGTGAGCCTGATCATCTTCGCGCTGGTCAGCCTGGATGTGCCGTTCGCGCGCGAGGCCGTGACGCTGGTGCGCGGCATCGAGTTCAGCGATTTCGTGTTCGAGGGCGTGCTGTCGTTCCTGCTGTTCGCCGGGGCGCTGGGGGTCAACTCGCAGGCGCTGTGGGGGCTGCGCGGGCCGGTGCTGACCTTCGCGCTGCTGTCCACCGCCATCTCGATTGCGCTGGTGGGCGGGGCCACCTACGCCCTGCTGGGACTGTTCGGGCTGAACGTCTCGCTGATTTACTGCCTGCTGTTTGGGGCACTGATCAGCCCCACCGATCCGGTGGCGGTGCTGGGCATGTTAAAACAGGCGGGGGTGCCCAAACGAATTGAAACGCTGGTGGCGGGCGAGAGCCTGTTCAATGACGGCGTGGGGGTGGTGGCCTTTGCGGTGCTGGCCGGGATCGCGGCTGCCGGGGGCGGCGGGGAAGCGCACGGCCCAGCGATGGGCGCGGGCAGTGTGGCGGCCTTCTTCGCGCAGGAGGCACTGGGCGGGCTGGCACTGGGCTTGTTCCTGGGCTGGCTGGGCTGGCTGGCGCTCAGGTCTGTGAGCGACTTCGTGGTGGAGGTGCTGGTCACATTGAGCGTGGTGCTGGCCTGCACCGCCGTCGCCGTCAACCTGCATGTCTCCGCCCCGCTGGCTGCCGTCGCCGCCGGGCTGCTGATCGGTTCGCTGGCGGATCGCCGCCCGGAAGGGCTGTCCTCGCGCGAGCGCTATGAGGGCTTCTGGCACTTGGCCGACGAGTTGCTGAACATCTTCCTGTTCGCGCTCCTGGCGCTGGAGGTGGTGGTGGTGCGCTTCAGCGGGCAGTCGCTGCTGCTGGGGCTGATCGCCATTCCGCTGGTGCTGCTGAGCCGCACGGTTTCCGTGCAACTGCCGGTCATGGTCCTGGGACGGCGGCGCGACTTCAACCCCTACACCCGCCGCCTGATGATCTGGGGCGGCCTGCGCGGGGCCATCAGCGTGGCGTTGGCCTTCACGGTGCCTGCCGGGGCGGAGCGTGACCTGTTTCTGGTCATGACCTACGTGGTGGTGGTCTTCTCTATCATCGTGCAGGGGCTGACGGTGGGGCGGCTGGCAGCGCGAGCCACCGACACTGAGCGGGGTGGAATGGCGTAG
- a CDS encoding acyltransferase, whose protein sequence is MTQQQAWWKHDSAYVDEGAQIGDGTKVWHFSHVMGGATIGAGCSLGQNVYVANGVTIGKGVKIQNNVSVYEGVILEDYAFCGPSMVFTNVRTPRSEFPRNTSADYTVTRVGRGASIGANATVVTGVTLHEGAFVAAGAVVTRDVPAFTIVAGVPARPIGFMSASGDSLDFSSSDTVTDSAGHIYQKFSDTDVRRLS, encoded by the coding sequence ATGACGCAACAGCAAGCATGGTGGAAACACGACAGTGCCTACGTGGATGAGGGAGCGCAGATCGGGGACGGCACCAAAGTGTGGCACTTCAGCCATGTTATGGGCGGCGCGACCATCGGCGCGGGCTGTTCTCTGGGACAGAACGTGTACGTGGCGAACGGCGTGACCATCGGGAAGGGTGTCAAAATCCAGAACAACGTCAGCGTGTACGAGGGCGTGATTCTGGAGGACTACGCCTTCTGCGGCCCCAGCATGGTCTTTACCAACGTCCGCACACCGCGCAGCGAGTTCCCGCGCAACACCAGCGCCGACTACACGGTGACGCGGGTGGGGCGGGGGGCCAGCATCGGGGCGAACGCTACCGTCGTGACCGGCGTGACCCTGCATGAGGGTGCCTTCGTCGCGGCGGGTGCTGTGGTGACGCGTGACGTGCCCGCCTTTACCATCGTCGCTGGCGTTCCGGCCCGGCCCATCGGCTTTATGAGCGCCAGCGGGGATAGTCTGGACTTCTCCAGCAGTGACACCGTGACCGATTCGGCGGGCCACATCTACCAGAAATTCAGCGACACCGATGTCAGGAGGCTTTCATGA
- a CDS encoding Gfo/Idh/MocA family oxidoreductase: MTSQTNEQKRFGLTGVSGYIAPRHLKAIKDTGNVLTVALDPFDSVGIMDSYFPDAEFFTQPEIFERYLYDARRQGMGVDYVGICSPNYLHDPHIRMALRAGADALCEKPIVLNPEDITALKEVEEETGRRVWTILQLRAHAALEKVKAELSPSSGDKYDVDLSYMTSRGTWYLRSWKGRTDESGGLATNIGVHFFDMLAWLFGDIEHVEVHQRSETVCAGYLELERARVRWFLSIDPSYLPEEQIAKGQRTYRSITIDGQEVEFSEGFTDLHTEVYRRTLAGQGFSLDDTYQAIATVAQIRKQAIVSATSDTRHRFLRG; the protein is encoded by the coding sequence ATGACCTCTCAGACCAATGAACAGAAACGCTTTGGCCTGACCGGAGTTTCCGGGTACATCGCGCCCCGGCACCTCAAAGCCATCAAGGACACCGGGAACGTGCTGACCGTGGCCCTCGATCCCTTCGATTCGGTGGGCATCATGGACTCGTACTTTCCGGATGCCGAGTTCTTTACGCAGCCCGAGATCTTTGAGCGTTACCTGTATGACGCTCGCCGCCAGGGAATGGGCGTGGATTACGTGGGCATCTGCAGCCCCAATTACCTGCATGACCCTCACATTCGCATGGCGCTGCGGGCCGGGGCGGACGCCCTGTGCGAAAAGCCCATCGTGCTGAACCCGGAAGACATTACCGCGCTTAAGGAAGTCGAGGAAGAGACCGGACGGCGGGTGTGGACCATCCTGCAACTGCGCGCGCACGCCGCGCTGGAAAAGGTCAAGGCCGAGTTGAGCCCCAGCAGCGGCGACAAGTACGATGTGGACCTGTCGTATATGACCAGCCGCGGCACGTGGTATCTGCGCAGCTGGAAGGGCCGCACCGACGAGAGCGGCGGCCTGGCCACCAACATCGGTGTGCATTTCTTCGACATGCTGGCATGGCTGTTTGGGGACATCGAGCATGTCGAGGTTCACCAGCGCAGCGAGACAGTGTGCGCCGGGTACTTGGAACTGGAACGCGCCCGCGTGCGCTGGTTCCTGTCCATCGATCCCAGCTACCTGCCCGAGGAGCAGATTGCGAAGGGACAGCGGACCTACCGCTCCATCACCATCGATGGTCAGGAAGTGGAGTTCAGCGAGGGCTTCACGGATCTGCACACCGAGGTCTACCGCCGCACGCTGGCGGGCCAGGGTTTCAGCCTGGACGACACCTACCAGGCGATTGCCACGGTGGCCCAGATTCGCAAGCAGGCCATCGTGAGCGCCACGTCCGATACGCGGCACCGCTTTCTGAGAGGCTGA
- a CDS encoding glycosyltransferase family 2 protein — protein sequence MISYNMVPKISIGLPVYNAANFVDRAIASILAQSEKNWELIVVDDGSSDESLMVVQSFNDNRIKIFQDGENRGLANRLNQITSLAKAPYLARMDADDLMHPERLALQLGYLIENPHIDVVGSGVYTIDKHDNAYGYRKTRIPTSIDQALRGGVFIHPTIMGRSRWFQKFPYDEIYGRAEDVDLWLRSLPYSNFAVIDQPLLFYREMGLPYLKKYLLSSKEVRLIIRQQGKEKLGRMGTLRALRNTYLKDVIYQVTSRIGKEDALLLRRNRSLDLAEQADAAEILKYIRQFLSTDSATQENGNS from the coding sequence ATGATAAGCTATAATATGGTGCCGAAAATATCTATCGGTCTTCCAGTTTATAATGCCGCTAATTTCGTTGATCGGGCCATCGCATCTATTTTAGCCCAGTCAGAAAAGAACTGGGAACTGATAGTAGTCGATGATGGCTCATCAGATGAATCCCTGATGGTTGTTCAATCATTTAATGATAATCGAATAAAGATCTTCCAAGATGGTGAAAATAGAGGATTAGCAAATAGACTCAATCAAATTACTTCTCTAGCTAAAGCACCTTATTTAGCCCGTATGGATGCAGACGATCTTATGCATCCAGAGCGCTTAGCACTTCAATTGGGTTACTTAATCGAAAATCCGCATATAGACGTAGTTGGTAGCGGTGTATATACAATAGATAAACATGACAATGCTTATGGCTATCGGAAAACTAGGATACCCACATCCATTGATCAAGCATTGCGCGGCGGGGTTTTTATACATCCTACCATTATGGGAAGATCGAGATGGTTCCAAAAATTCCCATACGATGAAATATATGGCCGAGCAGAAGACGTTGATTTATGGTTACGCAGCTTGCCATACTCAAACTTTGCGGTTATTGACCAGCCGCTACTATTTTATCGAGAAATGGGCTTGCCTTATTTAAAAAAATATCTACTCTCTTCAAAAGAGGTGAGGCTAATCATAAGGCAGCAAGGCAAAGAAAAATTAGGTCGGATGGGCACTCTGCGCGCATTAAGAAACACATACTTAAAGGATGTAATTTATCAAGTCACGAGCAGAATTGGAAAAGAAGATGCGCTACTTCTCCGTCGCAACCGATCTCTTGACCTAGCGGAACAGGCAGACGCTGCCGAGATTCTAAAATACATCCGCCAGTTTCTCTCCACCGACTCTGCAACGCAGGAGAACGGAAATTCATGA
- a CDS encoding sugar transferase: MRVLYLVTIPLSARVFLEGQLQFMKRRGYDLHLASSPAPRQDLLAVALREGAQAHFVPLAREIALSQDVRALDAIWKLTRRLRPDVTNAGTPKAGLIGGIAASLSGVPARIYTLHGLRLETTSGPKRKLLTWMERLACACAHRVVCVSPSLRDRAIELGLVSSSKALVLESGTCNGLDAQRFLPDSIPAERLINLKDALALPTDVRVVGFVGRFVRDKGITELLEAFKQLYETDSRTRLLLVGDYEQGDPIATDVRQTIETHPGVVRAGFVADTAPYYQLMDVLAFPTHREGFGNVALEAAAARKPVVASNATGAVDAIVNGATGITVPVGDTKALADALRRLLEDRELAQRFGQAGQERVLRDFQPQRIWEALDELYQELLAEARIRRGQRLRRIVDVAAAGTGLAVLSVPMLALALAVRFKLGYPVLFSQKRPGLHGKPFTMYKFRTMRDAVDAHGQPLPDSERLTPLGRFLRASSLDELPELFNVLRGDMSLVGPRPLLMEYLERYTPQQARRHEVRPGITGWAQVNGRNAISWEEKFKLDVWYVDNRNFALDLKILWMTIQKVFRREGISAAGEATMSKFLGEPSPEA; the protein is encoded by the coding sequence ATGCGAGTTCTGTATCTGGTGACGATTCCACTCAGCGCCCGCGTCTTTCTGGAGGGTCAGCTTCAATTCATGAAGCGACGTGGCTATGATCTGCACCTGGCTTCGTCGCCTGCTCCCAGACAAGATCTACTAGCTGTAGCCCTACGGGAAGGCGCTCAGGCTCACTTCGTTCCTTTGGCTCGCGAAATAGCTCTGAGCCAAGATGTGCGGGCGCTGGATGCTATCTGGAAATTGACACGTCGACTTCGCCCCGACGTGACTAACGCAGGAACCCCAAAAGCTGGGCTAATCGGTGGAATTGCGGCGTCGCTTTCAGGTGTTCCAGCACGCATTTATACTCTTCATGGCCTGCGCTTGGAGACAACATCTGGTCCCAAACGCAAACTCTTGACTTGGATGGAACGCCTTGCTTGCGCTTGCGCCCACCGTGTGGTTTGCGTCAGCCCTAGTTTGCGAGACAGGGCTATTGAGCTTGGCTTGGTGTCTTCATCCAAAGCATTAGTTCTAGAGTCCGGCACCTGCAATGGCCTCGATGCCCAGCGTTTCCTCCCAGATTCCATACCCGCAGAGCGACTAATAAATTTGAAGGATGCCCTTGCACTCCCCACTGACGTCCGTGTCGTAGGTTTCGTTGGGCGCTTTGTACGAGACAAAGGCATCACAGAACTGTTGGAAGCTTTCAAGCAGCTTTATGAAACCGACTCGAGAACACGTCTGCTTCTGGTTGGAGATTATGAACAGGGCGACCCAATAGCCACTGACGTTCGCCAAACCATTGAAACTCATCCGGGAGTGGTACGGGCAGGCTTTGTGGCCGACACTGCGCCCTATTACCAGTTGATGGACGTGCTGGCTTTTCCGACCCACCGCGAGGGCTTCGGCAATGTCGCCTTGGAGGCTGCTGCCGCCAGGAAACCAGTCGTCGCATCAAATGCGACAGGCGCGGTGGATGCCATTGTGAATGGTGCGACTGGCATCACGGTTCCAGTCGGAGACACAAAGGCGCTGGCTGACGCTCTACGACGTTTGCTAGAAGACAGGGAACTTGCCCAACGATTCGGGCAAGCAGGACAGGAGCGGGTCTTGCGTGACTTTCAGCCGCAGCGCATCTGGGAAGCGCTCGATGAGCTGTACCAGGAGCTCCTAGCCGAAGCACGGATCCGGCGAGGTCAGCGGCTTCGGCGAATCGTGGACGTAGCCGCTGCGGGCACGGGGCTGGCGGTTCTGTCTGTCCCTATGCTGGCACTGGCGCTGGCAGTACGCTTCAAACTCGGTTATCCCGTCCTGTTCAGCCAGAAACGCCCCGGACTCCACGGAAAGCCCTTCACCATGTACAAGTTCCGCACCATGCGCGACGCGGTGGACGCCCACGGCCAGCCCTTACCGGACAGCGAACGCCTAACCCCACTGGGCCGCTTTCTGCGGGCGTCCTCGCTGGACGAACTGCCTGAACTTTTTAACGTGCTGCGCGGCGACATGAGCCTGGTGGGGCCGCGCCCGCTACTGATGGAATATCTGGAACGCTACACGCCCCAGCAAGCGCGGCGGCATGAAGTCCGCCCCGGCATCACTGGCTGGGCACAGGTGAACGGGCGCAATGCCATATCCTGGGAAGAGAAGTTCAAGCTAGACGTGTGGTACGTGGACAACCGCAATTTCGCGCTGGACCTGAAAATCCTGTGGATGACCATTCAAAAGGTCTTCAGGCGTGAGGGCATCAGCGCGGCGGGCGAGGCGACCATGTCTAAATTCTTGGGCGAACCCAGTCCCGAAGCGTGA
- a CDS encoding SLC13 family permease: MHEAGGETLNLLSSLGVNLSPGTLTVLAITLFVATYAMILLEKYVHRTVAALLGACAVMVTGILTPTLAWASIDFNTIFLLFGMMNIVNVLSRSGFFDLVARRAMIVTRGEPARVLWIFSILTAVFSAFLDNVTTVLFMAPVVVTVVARLGLRPMPYLIAVILASNTGGTATLVGDPPNIIIGSVAGKGFGDFLVNVAPYAAVATVLGIGLMHLLMRARGDLAGAGNSDRLRAALTDTTPIKTNPKLMTQALSVFAVTLLLFMIGHPLGLEAGLVALTTSTFLMLIADLTPVELFEQVEWTTLLFFMGLFIVVGGLEHVGVFQTVAAGLTGAIDGNIGTGILAVGFASAIISGFVDNIPFTISMASVLRELQLTLGPTMDPLWWALSLGACLGGNLTLIGASANIVVSDIAAREGHPMGFVQFMKYGTPVALVTVTVALGLYYAAFVLRGG; this comes from the coding sequence ATGCATGAGGCGGGCGGCGAGACCCTGAACCTGCTGTCCAGCCTGGGGGTGAACCTGTCACCAGGGACCCTGACGGTGCTGGCCATCACGCTGTTCGTGGCCACCTACGCCATGATCCTGTTGGAAAAGTACGTTCACCGCACGGTGGCCGCGCTGCTGGGGGCCTGCGCGGTGATGGTGACGGGCATCCTGACGCCCACCCTGGCGTGGGCCAGCATCGACTTCAACACCATTTTCCTGCTGTTCGGCATGATGAACATCGTCAACGTGCTGAGCCGCAGCGGTTTCTTCGATCTGGTCGCTCGCCGGGCCATGATCGTGACGCGCGGCGAACCGGCGCGGGTGCTGTGGATTTTTTCCATCCTGACCGCCGTGTTCAGCGCCTTTCTGGACAACGTGACCACCGTGCTGTTCATGGCCCCGGTGGTGGTGACGGTGGTGGCGCGGCTGGGCCTGCGCCCGATGCCATACCTGATCGCCGTGATCCTGGCCAGCAACACGGGCGGCACCGCCACGCTGGTGGGTGACCCCCCCAACATCATCATCGGCTCGGTGGCGGGCAAGGGCTTCGGCGACTTTCTGGTGAATGTCGCGCCGTACGCGGCGGTCGCCACGGTGCTGGGCATCGGCCTGATGCACCTGTTGATGCGCGCACGCGGCGATCTGGCAGGTGCGGGTAACAGTGATCGCCTGCGGGCAGCCCTGACCGACACCACGCCGATCAAGACCAACCCCAAGCTGATGACCCAGGCGCTGAGCGTCTTCGCGGTCACGCTGCTGCTGTTCATGATCGGGCACCCGCTGGGCCTGGAGGCCGGGCTGGTGGCGCTGACCACCTCCACTTTCCTGATGCTGATCGCGGACCTGACTCCAGTGGAGCTGTTCGAGCAGGTGGAGTGGACCACGCTGCTGTTCTTCATGGGCCTCTTTATCGTGGTGGGCGGCCTGGAGCATGTCGGCGTCTTCCAGACGGTGGCCGCCGGACTGACGGGGGCCATCGACGGCAATATCGGCACGGGCATCCTGGCGGTGGGCTTTGCCAGCGCGATCATCAGCGGTTTCGTGGACAACATTCCCTTCACCATCTCGATGGCCAGCGTGCTGCGCGAGTTGCAGCTCACCCTGGGGCCGACGATGGACCCGCTGTGGTGGGCGCTGTCGCTGGGTGCCTGCCTGGGCGGAAACCTGACGCTGATCGGCGCGTCGGCCAACATCGTGGTCTCCGACATCGCCGCCCGCGAGGGGCACCCGATGGGTTTCGTGCAGTTCATGAAGTACGGGACCCCGGTGGCGCTGGTGACGGTCACGGTGGCGCTGGGGCTGTACTACGCCGCCTTTGTGCTGCGGGGCGGGTAA
- a CDS encoding lipopolysaccharide biosynthesis protein, translating into MRAFFASFLGGSTLRRNIIRIVGGAASGQIIVLLTSPLIARLYTPADFGSLATYASLLSILLVAVNLRYDLAIIRPSNDDEALRVLAIALVCAVVFSLILLTIVPVLVPLISTLMPQILAWLLPLGLLLTGIYQALNYWAVRRSEGGVIGQTRLVQSSAMVGIQLLGGLSGGTALGLGLGYIAGQAAGVGRLFRLLPMRLWIVLTHPELLSTALKYRQFPLLSLPSGLANIAALQLPTLFVAHNYGLGVAGWLALAQRILGGPLDLLGAGVSQAFMSELSRDQSDTITIRKLFDSVARRLAVLSFPIILIGMACPTIFTLVFGPTWRESGIIAALLSMMYASRLLSNALSQTLIILDKLKWMFCLDLLRLSLVLAVFAIFNSYTYIVLICAYSVVMSISYIAYFMIARLALQHHIPMIVGKS; encoded by the coding sequence ATGCGTGCGTTCTTCGCATCCTTTCTGGGCGGTAGTACTTTAAGGCGTAATATTATTCGTATAGTTGGAGGAGCCGCCAGTGGACAAATCATTGTGTTGCTAACTTCGCCATTGATCGCTCGTCTTTACACTCCTGCCGATTTTGGCTCCCTAGCAACTTACGCATCTCTATTAAGCATATTGCTTGTCGCAGTCAATCTACGCTACGACCTTGCTATTATTCGCCCATCAAACGATGATGAAGCGCTTAGAGTATTAGCGATTGCCCTTGTTTGTGCGGTTGTCTTTAGTTTAATTTTACTTACGATTGTTCCAGTTCTCGTCCCACTAATTAGCACACTTATGCCACAAATTTTGGCCTGGCTCTTGCCATTAGGTTTGCTCTTAACTGGTATCTATCAGGCTCTCAATTATTGGGCGGTGCGCAGAAGCGAAGGAGGAGTCATAGGACAGACACGTCTGGTTCAGAGTAGTGCAATGGTTGGCATTCAACTTCTAGGTGGTCTATCAGGCGGAACTGCGTTAGGACTTGGTCTAGGATACATCGCTGGACAGGCCGCTGGCGTGGGGCGACTATTCCGTTTGCTGCCCATGCGCCTGTGGATCGTTTTAACACACCCCGAATTGCTGTCTACTGCACTTAAATACCGACAGTTTCCGCTATTGTCCCTTCCTTCAGGTTTAGCAAACATAGCTGCCTTGCAACTACCGACGTTGTTTGTCGCGCATAACTATGGCTTAGGTGTTGCGGGTTGGTTGGCCTTAGCACAACGCATTTTAGGTGGACCGCTTGATCTCTTAGGTGCTGGGGTTTCTCAAGCATTTATGAGCGAACTTTCACGTGATCAAAGCGATACCATTACGATTAGAAAGCTATTTGATTCTGTAGCACGTCGGCTAGCAGTGTTATCTTTCCCTATTATTTTAATAGGCATGGCATGTCCTACTATATTCACTTTAGTTTTTGGTCCTACATGGCGAGAGTCTGGAATTATTGCAGCTTTGCTAAGCATGATGTATGCAAGTCGGCTATTGAGCAATGCCCTATCTCAGACTCTAATTATTCTGGATAAGCTTAAATGGATGTTCTGCTTAGATTTACTTAGACTTAGCTTAGTATTAGCTGTGTTTGCGATTTTCAATAGCTATACGTACATAGTGCTGATATGTGCCTACTCAGTCGTGATGTCTATTTCATATATTGCTTATTTTATGATTGCCCGATTAGCTTTACAGCACCATATTCCAATGATAGTCGGTAAGTCGTGA
- a CDS encoding DegT/DnrJ/EryC1/StrS family aminotransferase, with the protein MTATAPLQIPILDLKPEIDELRPEIMAAIGRVLDRTDFIMGEDVHLFEAEVAAYLGVKHAIGVNSGTDALVIALRALGIGPGDEVITTPFTFFATAESISMVGAKPVFVDIDPATLNLNPELIEAAITPATRAIMPVHLYGNPVDMTRVMEIAHKHGLKVVEDCAQSFGARWQGTQTGTIGDFGAYSFFPSKNLGAYGDGGLLATNDDALADTARMLRVHGSRKKYHNETVGYNSRLDTMQAAILRVKLPHIEKWNAHRREVARQYNEGLKGIEGIVTPELTDGHAFHQYTVRVQSGRRDEVQQKLAAHGIGTMIYYPIPQDELPIYKGQYPVYEHSSLAAQEALSLPIGPGLDAATQQRVLKSVTLIFTSIQQ; encoded by the coding sequence ATGACTGCCACCGCACCATTACAAATTCCCATTCTTGATCTAAAGCCCGAGATTGACGAGCTGCGCCCCGAGATTATGGCCGCCATTGGGCGCGTGCTGGACCGTACCGATTTCATCATGGGCGAGGATGTTCACCTGTTTGAGGCTGAGGTTGCCGCGTACCTGGGCGTTAAGCATGCCATCGGCGTGAACAGCGGCACCGACGCGCTGGTGATTGCCCTGCGCGCCCTGGGAATCGGTCCCGGCGACGAAGTGATCACCACGCCGTTTACCTTCTTTGCCACTGCCGAAAGCATCAGCATGGTGGGGGCAAAGCCGGTCTTCGTGGACATCGATCCGGCCACGCTGAACCTGAACCCGGAGTTGATTGAGGCCGCCATCACCCCGGCCACTCGTGCGATCATGCCGGTTCATCTGTACGGCAACCCAGTAGATATGACCCGCGTCATGGAGATTGCCCACAAGCATGGTCTGAAGGTGGTGGAGGACTGCGCCCAGAGCTTCGGCGCACGCTGGCAGGGCACGCAGACGGGCACCATTGGAGATTTTGGGGCGTACTCCTTTTTTCCCAGCAAGAATCTGGGGGCTTACGGCGATGGTGGGCTGCTGGCCACGAATGACGATGCGCTGGCCGACACTGCCCGGATGCTGCGTGTCCACGGGAGCCGCAAGAAGTACCACAATGAAACTGTGGGCTACAACAGCCGACTGGACACCATGCAGGCCGCAATCCTGCGCGTGAAGCTGCCGCACATCGAAAAGTGGAATGCTCACCGCCGCGAGGTGGCCCGGCAGTACAACGAGGGATTGAAGGGAATTGAGGGCATTGTGACCCCTGAACTGACGGACGGCCACGCCTTCCACCAGTACACCGTTCGCGTACAGAGCGGCAGGCGCGATGAGGTTCAGCAGAAGCTGGCTGCACATGGCATTGGCACGATGATCTATTACCCGATTCCTCAGGATGAGTTGCCGATTTACAAGGGCCAATACCCAGTATATGAACACAGCAGCTTGGCGGCTCAGGAGGCTTTAAGCTTGCCGATTGGGCCGGGGCTTGATGCAGCTACTCAGCAAAGAGTACTTAAGTCTGTAACGCTAATCTTCACTTCAATACAGCAGTGA
- a CDS encoding nucleotide sugar dehydrogenase produces the protein MIKTDPVSAAVEKIVAHTARVGVVGLGYVGLPFLVEKAKVGFEVVGIDRSAERAGMVARGENYIGDVRDEDLKAVVERGLVTTTTDFDVVPDLDVIVICVPTPLDRNLTPDLSYIRSVTHEIAAHLRPGQLISLESTTYPGTTEEIMKPILEAGGLKAGVDFFLAHSPERVDPGNARYTTKNTNKVVGGNDPASLEVALAFYRQTIEHVVAVSSAKAAEMVKVYENTFRAVNIALANEIALLCDRMGISVWEVLDAAFTKPFGIMPFYPGPGVGGHCIPLDPHYLEWKAREYNFQTHFIALAGETNRKMPEFVVDKAARVLNGARKALNGSKVLLLGMAYKSDLDDYRESPALEVYRLLKESGAEVSFHDSWTPEVNEHGIQATGIDLTDQVLQDADLVIITTKHSDVDYANVIEQSQAILDTRYATRGMTSDKVTLL, from the coding sequence GTGATTAAGACCGATCCCGTCTCCGCAGCTGTGGAAAAGATAGTGGCCCATACGGCCAGAGTGGGGGTGGTGGGCCTGGGCTACGTGGGTCTGCCCTTCCTAGTTGAGAAGGCCAAGGTGGGCTTCGAGGTGGTGGGCATCGATCGCAGCGCCGAGCGCGCGGGCATGGTGGCGCGCGGCGAGAACTACATCGGTGACGTACGCGACGAGGACCTGAAGGCTGTCGTGGAGCGTGGGCTGGTGACCACCACCACCGACTTCGACGTGGTGCCGGACCTGGACGTGATCGTGATCTGCGTGCCCACACCGCTGGACCGCAACCTGACGCCCGATCTGAGCTATATCCGCAGCGTCACCCACGAGATCGCTGCCCACCTGCGCCCTGGCCAGCTGATCAGCCTGGAAAGCACCACCTACCCCGGTACCACCGAGGAAATCATGAAGCCCATCCTGGAGGCGGGTGGACTGAAGGCGGGCGTGGACTTCTTCCTGGCGCATTCGCCGGAGCGCGTCGATCCGGGCAACGCGCGCTACACCACCAAGAACACCAATAAAGTGGTGGGCGGCAACGATCCGGCCAGCCTGGAAGTCGCGTTGGCCTTCTACCGCCAGACCATTGAACATGTCGTGGCCGTGAGCAGCGCCAAAGCCGCCGAAATGGTCAAGGTCTACGAGAATACCTTCCGGGCCGTGAACATTGCGCTGGCCAACGAGATCGCGCTGCTGTGCGACCGCATGGGCATCTCGGTGTGGGAAGTGCTGGACGCAGCGTTTACCAAGCCTTTCGGCATCATGCCCTTCTACCCCGGCCCTGGCGTGGGCGGCCACTGCATTCCGCTGGACCCACACTACCTGGAGTGGAAGGCGCGCGAATACAACTTCCAGACGCACTTCATCGCGCTGGCGGGCGAGACCAATCGCAAGATGCCAGAATTTGTGGTCGACAAGGCCGCCCGCGTGTTGAACGGGGCGCGCAAGGCGCTGAACGGCTCCAAGGTGCTGCTGTTAGGGATGGCCTACAAGAGCGATCTGGACGACTACCGCGAGTCTCCGGCGTTGGAGGTTTACCGTCTCCTCAAGGAATCGGGAGCGGAAGTTTCTTTCCACGATTCCTGGACCCCGGAAGTCAACGAGCACGGGATTCAGGCCACGGGCATTGACCTGACGGATCAGGTCCTGCAGGACGCCGATCTGGTGATCATCACCACCAAGCACAGCGACGTGGATTACGCCAATGTGATCGAGCAGTCCCAGGCCATCCTCGACACCCGCTACGCCACGCGCGGGATGACCAGCGACAAGGTGACCCTGCTATGA